From the genome of Bacteroidota bacterium:
CGGGCATGGAGGTGTGGGGGCAGGTGAGCGGGGGTGCGTGCACCCTGCTCTCGCAACTAAGCTCCCGGAGATGGTATCATACCGTCCCGTTCGCCACAGGCCGACGTCAGAACAGAAGGCCGACGCGTAGGCTGAACAGGTTGATCTGGTAGGACTCGACCGTGACCTCCGAGAACGGCCCGGCGGGCCCATCCGGGTCGATGCGCGCCTCGTCGGTGAAGCCAGACACGTCGGCGACGTAGCGGATCTCGCCGAAGACCTGCGAGCGGGGGCCGAGCGGGAAGAGCACGCCGCCGGCCACGCTGAACGCGACGGCTGTGCCGAGGACCGCGTCTTCGATGTCGGCCCCCTGGTCGCCGAGCGGGATGCGCAGCTCTGGCCCGATGGCGGCGTACGGCTCCACACGTGGCGCGTCGAAGCGGTAGTGCAGCTCGATGGGCAGCGCCAGGAACGTCACGTCGAAGCCGCTGGCGAGCGTGTCGCCGATCACGACGGCGAGGTTGGGCTGGCGCGGGTCGGGGCGGATCTCCGTCTGGAGCGGCACCGCCGCGATCGTGCCCGCCGAGACGTAGGTCGCCCCCACGCGCAGCGCGATGGGCGCGTCGCCCACGTCCACGAAGACGCCGACGTGAGCACCCGCTGCACCGTCGATGTCGGCCCCGGCGGTCGCGTCGAAGGCGCTCGCGTTGACGCCGCCCACGATGCCGACGCGGAACTGCGCCGCAGCGTCAGGCCCGAGCAGCACGAAGGCAAGCAGGAGGCCGAACACGGACGCCACGGGCCGAGTCGCGTGAGGAAGACGACGCATAGAGACAAGAATCAGACGAGGAGGTCAGCGGGACAGGCGCACTAGTAGATGCTGATATGCTAGATGCTGTTATGCTAGATACCGAGGCCGACGCGCAGCATCACCACGTTCACCTTCACCGAGTCGTCGCCCTCGGAGACGCCCGACAGGTCGAAGGCATAGCGGAGTTCGCCGAACACCTTCGGACCAATGACCGCGCCAAACTGTGCGCCGATGCCAATGTTGATCGCCGTCGTGAACGAGCGCGAGCCGTCATCACCGAACGCCGCATCGGCGAGGTCACCCGTGGCAATGCGGAATTCCGGTCCGGCGAGGAGGTAGGGCTTGATGAGCGGCGTCGGCAGCGGCTTGTAGATCAGGTCGATGGGGACGATGACGTAGCTGACCGAGAACTCGTCCAGAACGCCGACGCCTTGGGTGGTAGGCAGTTCGAGGTCGCCGACGCGCTGGTAGAACACGCCGGGCCGCACGGCGAAGCTCGCCACGCCGACCTGGGCGTAGAGGCCGATGTGGTAGCCGGTCGAGGAGCCGATGTCGAGCGAGCCCGCGTCGGAGAGGGAGCCGAAGTTGAGGCCGCCCGCGATGCCGAACTGCGGGATGATCTGGGCGGAGGCGTTGGGGGTGGTCAGCGCGGCGGAGGTCGCGAGGAGCGCGAAGGCGAGCAGGAGCGAGCGGAGGCGCGTCATGAGGACGGAGGTGTGTGGTTGCACGAGGGGAAGTCGCCCCAACTCCGTGGGCAGAGTTGGAGTGTGGAGGTGTGAACGTATGGACGAATGAACGAGGAGGAGCACCTTCACACGTTCATGCATGCACACGTACACGCCCGAATCTGGCCTCGAAATTGAGTCAAACCTCGACGAGGCTTGCGGATTGGGTGTCACACGGGCCCGGATCGACGGCCCGCGCAGACCCTCAAAGGTAGCACCGTTGCCGAGGAAGCACCACAGAACGAGGGTGAGACGAACGGGCGCAACCTCCCCCGGTGCTCGACGTTGGGAGGGGCAGCACTTCCCCCGGCTAGCCTCTCACCGCCATGTCCGCGACCGCGCCCCTCAAAATCGGGATCACCTGCTATCCCACCTACGGCGGCTCCGGCGTCGTGGCGACCGAACTCGGCAAGGCGCTCGCGGCGCGCGGCCACCAGGTCCACTTCATCGCCTACGACCTGCCGCTGCGCCTCGCGCACGTGACGGAGAACCTGTTCTACCACGAGGTCCGCGTCAACTCGTACCCGCTCTTCGAGTACCCGCCCTATGCGCTCTCGCTCACGAGCAAGATGGTCGACGTCGTCCGCCACGAGGGCCTCGACCTGCTGCACGTCCACTACGCGATTCCGCACGCGACGAGCGCTGTGCTCGCGCGCTACATCCTCCAGCGCGAAGGCCTCCGCACGCCCATCGTCACCACGCTCCACGGCACCGACATCACGCTCGTCGGGCAGGACCCGTCCTACCTCCCGGTCGTGGACTACTCGCTCTCGGAGTCGGACGGCATCACGGCGGTCTCTGACTACCTCCGCCGCGAGACCCACGAGCACTTCTGCATGGAGTGTCCCATCGAAGTCATTCCCAACTTCGTGGACACCGAGCGCTTCCAGCGGCTCCCGCGCGAGCACTTCAAGCAGGCCATCTGCCCCAATGGCGAGCGCCTGCTCGTGCACGTCTCGAACTTCCGCCCGGTGAAGCGCGCCACCGACGTGGTGAAGGTCTTCCACAAGCTCTACACCGAGGGCATCAATGGCGAACAGCCCGGTGCCGTGAAGCTCCTTCTCGTGGGCGACGGTCCGGATCGCCCCGCGTGTGAACAGCTCGCCCGCGACCTCGGCGTCTATTCCGAAATCCGCTTCCTCGGCAAGCAGGAGCCGGTCGAGGAGATCCTCTCGATCGCTGATGTCTTCCTGATCCCGTCCGGCAGCGAGACGTTCGGGCTGGCCGCGCTCGAAGCGATGGCCTGCGGCGTGCCCGTGGTGTCGTCCAACATCGGCGGGCTGCCGGAGCTGAACGTGCACGGCGAGACCGGCTTCCTGTGCGACCTCGGCGACGTGAAGGCGATGGCCGCCGCCACGCGTGAGATCCTCGCCAACGACGCGCTCTACGACACGATGCGCGCCAACGCCCGCCGCCGCGCCGTCGAGGACTTCGAGGTCAGCCGCATCGTCCCGCGCTACGAGGCCTACTATGCTGCCGTCCGCGCCCGCGTGATGGCCCGCTGGGAGGAGAAGCAGTACGGACGCGTGGACGCGTGAGGGAAGCCTCCGTGCACGGTCCTGCTAGGCGTCAATCTGCTCGCAGAACTCGGCGAGTTCAGGTTCCGGCGAAGCGCACGCTTCCGCTAGAAACGCCGGAAGTTGCTGGACGACTGCCTCGAACTCGTCAGGGCCAAACCAGCCTTGGGCAGATGCGGTTTCTGACTGTGCCTCCGCCGATGGCGACATGCTGCTGCTGTCACAGGCAGCAAGGCTGAGGGTGAGCAGGGCGAGCGAAAGCAGTAGCAACTTCATGGCAACCTAGGCTAGCGATACGAAAGGACTGGGCCGTAACGCCGAAGCATAAAAGAAATTGCCTGGGCGGGTAGGTTTTTCGTCTGTACCTGCCCAGGCATCAGGGCACCACAGAGCGGTCATGCGGCTACCAACGCGTCGTCTTTGGCAACGCGTTGTCTTTGGTGTGGACGAGTGCGGGGCTAGCTGCATCGTCCCGTGCTGCGAGGGTTATTACGCCGCCGCCCGCGCCTGTGTGATGGCCCTGGGCGAGAAGAAGTACGGGAGTGTGGACGCGTGAGGGCGTGGACGCCTGCTGCACGCGTTTCGACCTTGTCATGCTGAACTCGATTACTGGCGTGACCCTGCGGTTTCAGCATCTCAGTGGTGCCCCAAAACACTTCAGTCGTCAGAAATCCTGAAACGAATTCAGGATGACACCATAGCAACCCACCGAGTGGACTGGGCACGGATTAGTCGTCTGTTGCATTTGGACGTGGAGGCCATCAGATCTTGAGGGGCTCGCCTTGTGACTCAGGGTACCATCCTGTAGCCAAGCCAAAGCGGACAATCTGCTCTACCATGCTCGGTGTCACGCTTGTGACTGCGGAGGTAGATCGGTGTGGGAAAGCGAGCCAGGGATCTTGCCAGAGCCGATGTCGACCAGCAGCTTTTGGTTGTGTGTATCTGCTAGGACGACCTCGACAAGCGTAGAACTGGTGTTTAGCCTCCAGGCATAATCGATGCCGTCGACGACGATGTATCGGTAGCCTCGCTTTTTGGACGGACGAGCCATGGGCATGAAATGAAAGCAGGTATAGACACAGAATCACGTTCCTGCGTCCATACCTGCACACGTTCACACCGCGCAGCGAAAGCGCTACGCCGTCACGCTGTGCTTGGCCTCGCCGTCCTTCGTGTCGGGGTAGTACTCCTCCAGCGTGTAGGCGTCCTCGAAGCTGGCCTGGGCTGGGATGTCCGTGCCCGCCGAGCGGAGAAGGAGGTAGCCGGCCACGCCCGAGATCGTCGAGGCGATGAGGATCGCGAGCTTGGCCGCGTCGAGGTCGGCGGCGTCCACGAAGGCGAGGTTCGCGATGAAGATCGACATCGTGAAGCCGATACCAGTCAAGAGGCTCACGCCGTAGACCTGCTTCCACGTCACGCCCGAGGGTAGACTCGCAATGCCAAGCTTGACGGCCGCGTAGGCGAAGCCGAACACGCCGAGCTGCTTACCGACGACGAGGCCGAGCACGATGCCGAGCATGACGGGGCTCGCGAGCAGCGCGCCGAAGTCGCTCGGGATCGCGACGCCCGCGTTGGCGAGCGCGAAGACCGGCATCACGAAGAAGGCGATCCAGCCGTGGAGCGCGTGCTCGAAGCGCGTCAGCGGCGCGTCGGCGGCCTTCGAGATCGTCTCGAGCGCGTGGACGGCGTCGCGCTGGTCAGCCGTCATCAGCTGGGTGCCGGGCTTGGCGTCCTCGCGGATCTCATCGAGGTAGTAGTCCGCCTTCTTCAGGAAGCCTGGCGCGTCGAGGCGACGGGTCGCCGGGATCGCGAGGGCGGCCATCACACCGCCGATCGTCGCATGGACGCCCGACTTGAGGAAGCAGACCCACAGCGCGAGGGCCAGGACCACGTAGACCGCCGTGCGGGAGACGCCGAGGCGGTTCACCGCCAGCATCACGCCAAAGAAGACGAAGCCGAGCATGAGCGCGTTGAGGTTCAACTCGGCCGTGTAGAAGAGCGCGATTACCATCACGGCACCGAGGTCGTCCACGATGGCGAGTGCCGTCAGGAAGATCTTGAGCGCGAGCGGGGCGCGGCTGCCGAGCAGCGCGAGCACGCCGAGCGCGAACGCGATGTCCGTGGCCATCGGAACGCCCCAGCCACTCAGCGTCGGCTCGCCCCAGTTGGCGGCCACGTAGAACCCTGCCGGTACGACCATGCCGCCAACCGCGGCCGAGAGTGCAAGCGCGGCTTTCTTCGGCGACTTCAGCTCACCTGCCAGGACCTCGCGTTTGATCTCCAGGCCGATCAGGAAGAAGAAGATGGCCATCAAGCCGTCGTTGATCCAGAGGATCAGCGGCTTGTTGATCTCGACGATCCCGATGTTGAGGGTAAAATAGGTCTTCCAGAGATCGAAGTACGACTCCGCGAAGGGCGAGTTTGCCCAGATGAGCGCGATGGCGGCGCAGGCGAGCAGGACGATGCCGCCAGCTGCAGCGTTCTGCATGAAGCCCTGGATCGGGCGCATCAGGCGCGAGGCAGGCGTGGGCGGCAGGGAAACGTGGGAGGCCATAAGACAAAGGAGTGAAAGGCCGTAAGGCGT
Proteins encoded in this window:
- a CDS encoding outer membrane beta-barrel protein, yielding MRRLPHATRPVASVFGLLLAFVLLGPDAAAQFRVGIVGGVNASAFDATAGADIDGAAGAHVGVFVDVGDAPIALRVGATYVSAGTIAAVPLQTEIRPDPRQPNLAVVIGDTLASGFDVTFLALPIELHYRFDAPRVEPYAAIGPELRIPLGDQGADIEDAVLGTAVAFSVAGGVLFPLGPRSQVFGEIRYVADVSGFTDEARIDPDGPAGPFSEVTVESYQINLFSLRVGLLF
- a CDS encoding porin family protein, which translates into the protein MTRLRSLLLAFALLATSAALTTPNASAQIIPQFGIAGGLNFGSLSDAGSLDIGSSTGYHIGLYAQVGVASFAVRPGVFYQRVGDLELPTTQGVGVLDEFSVSYVIVPIDLIYKPLPTPLIKPYLLAGPEFRIATGDLADAAFGDDGSRSFTTAINIGIGAQFGAVIGPKVFGELRYAFDLSGVSEGDDSVKVNVVMLRVGLGI
- the bshA gene encoding N-acetyl-alpha-D-glucosaminyl L-malate synthase BshA; this translates as MSATAPLKIGITCYPTYGGSGVVATELGKALAARGHQVHFIAYDLPLRLAHVTENLFYHEVRVNSYPLFEYPPYALSLTSKMVDVVRHEGLDLLHVHYAIPHATSAVLARYILQREGLRTPIVTTLHGTDITLVGQDPSYLPVVDYSLSESDGITAVSDYLRRETHEHFCMECPIEVIPNFVDTERFQRLPREHFKQAICPNGERLLVHVSNFRPVKRATDVVKVFHKLYTEGINGEQPGAVKLLLVGDGPDRPACEQLARDLGVYSEIRFLGKQEPVEEILSIADVFLIPSGSETFGLAALEAMACGVPVVSSNIGGLPELNVHGETGFLCDLGDVKAMAAATREILANDALYDTMRANARRRAVEDFEVSRIVPRYEAYYAAVRARVMARWEEKQYGRVDA
- the nhaA gene encoding Na+/H+ antiporter NhaA, producing MASHVSLPPTPASRLMRPIQGFMQNAAAGGIVLLACAAIALIWANSPFAESYFDLWKTYFTLNIGIVEINKPLILWINDGLMAIFFFLIGLEIKREVLAGELKSPKKAALALSAAVGGMVVPAGFYVAANWGEPTLSGWGVPMATDIAFALGVLALLGSRAPLALKIFLTALAIVDDLGAVMVIALFYTAELNLNALMLGFVFFGVMLAVNRLGVSRTAVYVVLALALWVCFLKSGVHATIGGVMAALAIPATRRLDAPGFLKKADYYLDEIREDAKPGTQLMTADQRDAVHALETISKAADAPLTRFEHALHGWIAFFVMPVFALANAGVAIPSDFGALLASPVMLGIVLGLVVGKQLGVFGFAYAAVKLGIASLPSGVTWKQVYGVSLLTGIGFTMSIFIANLAFVDAADLDAAKLAILIASTISGVAGYLLLRSAGTDIPAQASFEDAYTLEEYYPDTKDGEAKHSVTA